The DNA window GTTAGAGGGGAGCGGCTGCGGTTTGCAGGAGGCGGTGCGGTGGGGCGGCGCAGGTGTGGGGCGGGACGCCGTCGATCGGGACGGTTTTTTGTAGGAGCGGCGTGAGCCGCGACGACCGCAGCGGTGTTTGACAGCGTGTTGGCCGAAGCCGGTCCAGTCGGAGTGTTGGGAGGTTCGTTCCGGTTGGCCGGGCTTCGGATGGGACGCTTGCGTGCACCGCTGCGGATGTCGCGGCTTACGCCGCTCCTACAGGGGGCGGTACGTCGTGTTAGACGGGAGCGGCTGCGGTTTGCAGGAGGCGGTGCGGTGGGGCGGCGCGAGTGTGGGGCGGGACGCCGTCGATCGGGACGGTTTTTTGTAGGAGCGGCGTAAGCCGCGACAACCGCAGCGGTGGTCGACAGCGTTTTGGCCGAAGCCGGTCGAATCGGCGCGTTGGGGAGGTTCGTTCCGGTTGGCCGGGCTTCGGATGGGACGCTTGCGTGCACCGCTGCGGTCGTCGCGGCTTACGCCGCTCCTACAGGGGGGCGGTACGTCGTGCTAGAGGGGAGCGGCTGCGGTTTGCAGGAGGCGGTGCGGTGGGGCGGCGCGGGTGTGGGGCGGGACGCCGTCGATCCAGACGGCGCCCCAGTAGGGGTAGTCGCCGATGTTTTGGACCAGGCCGGCGCGTAGTGGATTGGCGACGAGGTAACGGGCTGCGCTCAGCAAGCAATCGTCCTGGCGCAGCGCGCGGTCGTGGTAGGCGGCGGCCCATACCTGGCAGGCCAGCGGCAATGCGAAGCGGATGTGGCGGGCGGTGTTGGATTTCAGCCGGCACATCAGGTCCGGCAAGGTTTCCCAGGCGCCGAGTTCGATCAGTCCGTGCCAGTGGTCGGGCATCAGCACCCAGGCGAGCAGGCGCGAGCGCGGCCAGAGGCGGCGGTCGAGCAAGGCCTCGGCCATGGTGTGGGCGAGGATGGGATCTGCGAACAGCGCGCGGCGGTCGCGGGTGACGCAGGTGACGAAATAGACACGGCCGGATTCGGATGCGCGGCCGCGACGCAACGCGACATGTCCGGGTGGGCGTGGCGGGATCGAGGCCATGCGGGCAGCGTGGTCGCTGCGGCGTTGAAGCGGGATCGGAATAGGCGACGTCGCGCGGTGGGGTTTCGCCGCAGCCGGTGGTCGCGACAATGCCGCTTTCTGTAGGAGCGGCGTGAGCCGCGACAACCGGAGCGGTGGTCGAAAGCGCTGTAGCCGAAGCGGCGATGCGCCGGTTGCGGCGAGTTTCGGATGATGCGCTTGCGTGCGTCGCTTCGGTTGTCGCGGCTTACGCCGCTCCTACAGGGGGCGGCACGCGGGACAGCTCACGCGCTGCGCAGCACCACGATGCCGGCGACGACCAGGCCGACGCCGGCCAGGCGCATCGGGGTCAGGGCTTCGCCGAACAGGACCGAGCCGATCAGCACGGTGCCGGCGGCGCCGATGCCGGTCCACACGGCGTAGGCGCTGCCGACCGGCAGCGCGGTCAACGCGCGGCCGAGCAGCCAGACGAAGGCGATCAGCGAGATCACCGACAGCACGCTCCAGCCCAGGCGGGTGTAGCCCTGGGACAGTTTCATGGTCAGCGCCCAGACCACGTCGATCAGGCCGGCGGCGATCAGCAGGATCCAGGCTGTGCCGGGGCGCAACACGTCGGCGTTCATGGGGTCTTCTCCCGGCGCAGCGCCTCGGCGACGGCCGGGCGGGCGCGCACGCGTTCGAGGTAGGCGGCGATATGGGGGTAGTCGTCGAGCGCGATCTTCAGCGGCCGCACCCAGTCGACGACGGTGAACAGATAGGCGTCGGCGATGCCGAAGCGATCGCCGAGCAAGTACGGGCGGCCGTCGAGTTGGCGTTCGACCACCGCCAGGCGCTTGAACAGCCGCTCGCGCGCGACCTGCGCGGCCTGTTCGCCGTATTCGGGATGGAACAGCCACGGGCTGAAGGTCTTGTGCAGTTCGGTGCCGATGAAGACCAGCCAGCGGTGCAGTTCGTCGCGCTCGGCGCTGCCGGCGGGCGGGGCCAGGCCGCCGTCCGGATGGGCGTCGGCCAGATGCAGCAGCATCGCCGAGCCCTCGGTGAGGATGCGTCCGTCGTCGAGTTCCAGCACCGGCACGTAGCCGAGCGGGTTGATCTGGCGGAAGTCGCGGCCGTCGGCGACCACGACCGGGTCGGCGCCGAGGCGCACCCGGCGCAGTTCGACGTCGAGACCGAGTTCGCGGATCGCCAGGTGCGGGGCGAACGAGCAGGTGCCGGGGGTGAAGTACAGTTTCATGAGGGCGCTCCGTTGGGATGGCGCTACTTTCGGCGTCCGCCGCGGCGGCGCCAACACGGCGAATCGACAAGGATTGCTTGCAGATGCGACACGAACGCTTGGGCCTGGACGACCTGGAACTGGTGCGCGCGATCGGCGCGCACGGCAGCCTGACCGGCGCGGTCAAGGCGCTGGGGCTGGACCATTCCAGCGCGTTCCGGCGCCTGGCGGCGATCGAGGCGCGGGTCGGCGCAGCGCTGTTCCGGCGCAGCCGGCGCGGTTACACGCCCACCGACGCCGGTGAGCTGACCATCGCCGGGGCGCAGCGCATGCTGGCCGAGAGCGAGCGCCTGCAGCGCGAGCTGTCGGGGCGCGATGCGCGCACCGAGGGCCGGATCCGGATCACCCTGCCCGACACGTTGGCGCCGGTGGCGGCGCGGATGTGCGCGGCGTTCCGCGCCGAGCAGCCGGGGCTGCGTTGCGAGCTGGTGATCGCCAATGCGTTCCTGAGCCTGCAGCAGCAGGACGCCGACGTGGCCTTGCGCGCCAGCGCGCTGGCGCCGGAGGGTTTGTCGTCGCGCAAGGTGGCGGCGATTTCGATCGCGGCGTATGCGGCCAAGGCCGCGCTGCCGGCGCGGGCGAAGCTGTTGGACGAGGCGGCGTTGGTGCAGGGCGATTGGGTGGCGCTGGACGAGAGCCTGGCGCACCTGTCCTCGGCGCAGTGGTTGCAGGGACGGGTGGCGGAGGAGCGGATCGCGATGCGGGTCAATACCCTGCCGGCGGCGCTGGCGGCGTGCGAGGCGGGCTTGGGGCGGGCGTTGTTGCCGTGCTATCTGGCCGATGCCTCGCCGTGGGTGCGGCGGATCTCGGCGCCGCTGGCGCCGGTGCAGACGGATCTGTGGTTCGCCACCCATCCGGACCTGCGGCGTTCGGCGAAGGTGAAGTTGTTGCGCGAATTCGCGCTGCGTTGGCTGCCGGGCGAAGTGGCACTGGCGTGACGCGGTTGTAGGAGCGGCGTGAGCCACGACAAGGGACGCGGAGAAAATGCGGGCGACATCGTCGTTGGTCGGGGTTGCGAATGCGACTGCGGCATGGCGCCAAGAGCAAATCCTCCGCCCCCTTTTTCAAAGGGGGGAATCCTTCGGGCAGGGGTGCGGGTGCGGTTAGTACGTGGCTTCTTGTAGGAGCGGCGTGAGCCGCGACAGCCGAAGCGGCGTTCGGAAGCGGGGGTTCCGAAGCGCAGTGTGTAGGTGCGAGGTTTTGGATAAGACGCTGACGTCAACCGCTTCGGTTGTCGCGGCTCACGCCGCTCCTACAGGGGCGATACGCCGCTCCTACAGGGGGCGGTACGCCGCTCGGCATCAAAGCGCGCGCATCTCGGCGTCGAGCCAGCGCAGGAAGGCGCGCACGGGCGGGTGGCGTTCGCGGCCGGGGACGGTCAGGACGTGGTAGGTCTCGCCGGGGACGGTGATGTCGGGGCGCACGGGCGCGAGCAGGCCGCGGGCGACGCTGCCGGCGACGACGATCGAGCTCGCCAGCACCAGGCCCTGGCCGGCGCCGGCGGCGTGCATGGCGTAGTGCTCTTCGTCGTAGTCGCGCACCACCGTGTCCGGCCCCAGCCAGGCGACGCCGGCCCGTTCGCACCAGGCCGCCCAACTGCAGGGGTACAGGGTCGAATCGCCCCAGGCGACGCCGATCAAGGTCGGGGCCGGGTCGGCGGCGAGTCGTTCGATGCGGTCTGACGCGCCGTAGACGCCGAAGCGTTCGCGCAGGCCGCCGTGGCGGACCAGGCCGGACGGCGGCGTACCGCCGTAGCGGATCGCGACATCGACGCCGGCGTCGAGGTTGAGGTCGACCACCTGCGCGCCGGTGTCGATGCGCACGCTCAGTTCGGGATGCTGCTGGTAGAAGCGGCCGATGCGCGGGATCAGCCACAGCGCGGCGAACGAGGCGGTGGTGGTCACGGTCAGGCTGCCGACGCTGCGTTGCGGACGCAGGCTGTCGACGCGGTGGACGATGTCGAGCAAGGCACCGTGCACGGCGTCGAACAGACGCCGGCCTTCGCCGGTCAGGGCGACGCCGCGCGCGCGGCGTTCGAACAAGGGGGTGCCGAGCCAGGCTTCGAGTTGGCGGACCTGGTGCGAGATCGCGGTCGGGGTGACGTGCAGTTCTTCGGCGGCGGCCTTGAAGCTGAGCCGGCGGGCGGCGGACTCGAAGCTGCGCAGGGCGGTCAGGGGCAGGTCGGCGAACACGCGGCGGCTCCGGCTTTGGCTGAACTGATTTCAGCCATAACGAATTTTCGTCCTTTGTGGACGGATTCGGTGGCGATCTAGATTCACCCCTCCGGCCAGCCTAGCGCCGCTACCCGAGTCCCTCAATGTCCACCGCCCCGCCCCGTTTACTGATCCTCGCCGCCAGCCCCCGCCGCGACGGCAACAGCGCCGCCCTGGCCGCCGCCGTGCGCGAGGGCGCGCAAGCCGCCGGCACGCCGGCGGTGGTGCGCTTCCTCGACGATCATCTCGGCGGGTTCCTGCGCGATTGCCGGCAGTGCCGCGACGCGGACGGGCGCTGCCGGATCGACGACGGCTATCGCGAGCTGTTCTTCGACGAGTTCCTGCCGGCGCAAGGCGTGGCGCTGTGCACGCCGGTGTATTGGTACGGAATGTCGGCGCAGGCCAAGGCGTTCTTCGACCGGATGTTCTGCTATTTCGCCCGCAGCTATCCGGATTACGCGCAAACGCGCGCGGGGGTGGCCGGCAAGAAGGTCGCGCTGCTGACGGCGTCGGAGGAGATCTATCCGGGCGTGGCGCTGGGCATCGTCCAGCAGTTGCAGGAGTACGCGCGCTATACGCGTTCGCAGTTGGTCGGCACGGTGCACGCCTACGGCAATCAGCGTGGCGAGATCGTCGATGCGCCGGAGGCGCCGTTGGAGGCGGCGCGGGCTTTGGGCCGCGAGTTCTTTACCCGGCGCTATTGGGATTTGCAGTTCGATAGCGTGCGCTGAAGCGGCCGCGTTCACCTGTAGGAGCGGCGTGAGCCGCGACAAGGGACGCGCAGAAAACGCAGGCGCGGCGTTGTCGATCGGGGCCGCAAACTGCGCCGGAGCATGGCGCCAAGAGCAAAGCCCCCTGCTCCCTTTTTCAAGGAGGAAACAGCTTGGACGCGAGATTCCGCTGCTTCTGCGGCGGCGCGGGCTGGCCGCGCCGCCGGAACCCGATCAGGCCTTGCGCTCGGCTTCGCGGGCGGCGCGGATCTGGGCGTCGACCGCGGCGATCGCGGTCATGTTGACCACCCGGCGCGGGGTCGAGGCCGGGGTCAGGATGTGCGCCGGCTTGTCCAGGCCCATCAGGATCGGGCCGATCGCCACGCCGTCGGTCATCACCCGGACCATGTTGTAGGTGATGTTGGCCGCGTCGAGGTTGGGCAGCACGAACAGGTTGGCGCGGCCGTGCAGGGTCGCGTTGGGGAAGATGCGCTTGCGCAGCAGATCGTCCCAAGCCGTGTCGGCCTGCATCTCGCCGTCGATTTCGAGCTTGGGCTGGCGCTGCTTCACGATCTGCCGGACCTTGCGCATCTTCGCCGCCGACGGGTTGTCGTGGCTGCCGTAGTTGGAGTGCGACAGCAGCGCGACCTTGGGCTCGATGCCGAACAGCTTGAGGCGGTAGGTCGCCTGCAAGGTCGCCTCGGCGATCTGCTCGGCGGTCGGGTCGACCTGCACGTGGGTATCGAGGAAGAACCACGCGCCCTGGTCGTTGATCACGCCGGTCATCGCCGCGGTGCCGGACACGCCCGGGTCGAAGTCGAAGATGCTGCGCATGTAGCCCAGCTTCTTGTGGAAGCGGCCGACCAAGCCGGAGATCATCGCATCGGCCTCTCCTCGTTCGACCATGAGGGCCGCGATGAGGGTCGGGCGCGAACGCAGCAGGTTCTTGGCCGCGGCCGGGGTGACCCCGCGGCGCTCGGTCAGGGCGTGGTACTGCTGCCAGTATTCGTTGAAGCGCGGGTCGTCGTTGATGTTGGTCAACTCGAAGTCGACGCCTTCGCGCATGCGCAGGCCCAGGCGCTGGATGCGGGTTTCGATGACGTCGGGACGGCCGATCAGGATCGGATAGGCCAGCTCTTCGTCGATCACCGTCTGCACCGCGCGCAGCACGGTCTCTTCCTCGCCCTCGGCATAGACCACGCGCTTGCGGTCGGCGCGGGCCTTGTCGTACACCGGCTTCATCAGCAGGCTGGTGCGGTAGATGTACTGGCTGAGCTTTTCCTCGTACGCGTCCATGTCGGCGATCGGACGCGCGGCGACGCCGGAGTCCATCGCCGCCTTGGCCACGGCCGGGGCCAGCATCACCAGCAGGCGCGGGTCGAACGGGCGCGGGATCAGGTACTCGGCGCCGAAGGTCGGCACTTCGCCGCCGTAAGCGCCGCCGAGGTCGGAGGATTCCATCCGCGCCAGCTGAGCGATCGCGCGCACGCAGGCCAGCTTCATCTCCTCGTTGATCACCGTCGCGCCGACGTCGAGCGCGCCGCGGAAGATGTAGGGGAAGCACAGTGCGTTGTTGACCTGGTTCGGGTAGTCCGAACGGCCGGTGGCGATGATGCAGTCCGGACGCACGGCCTTGGCGTCTTCCGGCAGGATTTCCGGGTAGGGATTGGCCAGCGCCAGGATGATCGGCTTGTCGGCCATGGTCGCGACCATCTCGGCCTTGAGCACGCCGCCGGCCGACAGGCCCAGGAACACGTCGGCGCCGGCGACGATGTCGGCCAGGGTGCGCTTGTCGGTGTCGCGTGCGTAGCGCTCCTTGTCCGGGTCCATCTTGCCGCGGCCGGTGTAGAGCACGCCGTCGCGGTCGACCGCGAGGATGTTCTCCGGCTTCATGCCCAGGGCGACCAGCATGTCCAGGCAGGCGATGCCGGCCGCGCCGGCGCCGCTGGTGGCCAGCTTGACGTCCTCGATCTTCTTGCCGACCACTTCCAGCGCATTGAACACCGCGGCGCCGACGATGATCGCGGTGCCGTGCTGGTCGTCGTGGAACACCGGGATCTTCATCCGCTCGCGCAACTTGCGCTCGACGATGAAGCACTCCGGCGCCTTGATGTCTTCCAGGTTGATGCCGCCGAAGGTCGGCTCCAGCGAGGCGATGATGTCGACCAGCTTGTCCGGGTCGCGCTCGTCGATCTCGATGTCGAACACGTCGATGCCGGCGAACTTCTGGAACAGCACGCCCTTGCCTTCCATCACCGGCTTGCCGGCCAGCGGGCCGATGTCGCCCAGGCCGAGCACGGCGGTGCCGTTGCTGATCACCGCGACCAGGTTGCCGCGGGCGGTGAGCTCGCTGGCGGTGTTCGGGTCTTCGACGATCGCCTCGCAGGCGTAGGCCACGCCCGGCGAGTAGGCCAGGGCCAGGTCGCGCTGGGTCACCATCGGCTTGGTCGCGGTGACCTTGATCTTGCCCGGCGGGTTGAGGCGGTGGTAGTCGAGCGCGGCGGTTTTCAGATCGTTGTCGGACATCAGATAAAAGTGCCGTGGCGAGGGCGCGAGGTGGTCGGGCTAGCAGTCTAAAGGATCGCCGAGGCGGATTCGCGCGACCGCGTCGGAGGAGTCCTTAGTACTTTGGCGTTGTACCCGGCAGGCGCCGCGGGCGCTTTGCCGAAGCCGGCGCGGGCGGCGCGAACGCTGCCCGACGCCTGCGTATGGGCGGCCCGGTCAGGGCGCGTCGGCGGCCTCCTTGCGCCCGGGCTGGACCGTGCTGCGCCAGGCTTCGAGGAACTGGCGGCGCTTGAGCGCATCCAGGTAGACCAGCAGGCCGGGGCCGAGCGGGATCGGCCGCAGCGCGCGCACGCGGGCGCCGTCGCGCGCGTGCGGGGCCAGCGGCGCGCCGTCGGCGGCGCGGATCGGCTGCAGCCCGACCTGGCGGGCCAGCAAGGCCTGGCCGCGCGGCGACAGCAGGTAATCGAGAAAGCGCCCGGCCTCGCCCGCGTTGGGCGCGCCGCGCGGGATCAGCGCGGTGCGCAGCAGGACCAGGGTGTAGTCCTCGGGCAGGACGATGCCGAGCGGGGCGCCGGCGTCGACCCGGGCCTGGGCGTAGGAGCCGAGCACGTTGTAGGCCAGGGCCAACTCGCCGCGCGCGACCCGGTCCAGCAGCGGGCCGGTGCGCTCCTCCAGCCGCACCCGGTTGGCGCCGAGCGCGGCCTGCAGGGCGCCGGCCATGCTGCCGAGCTGGTGATCCTGGGTCGCCAGCAGATAACCGACGCTGCTGCGCGAAACGTCGTAGGTACCGACCTTGCCGGCCAGCCCCGCGGCCGGGTCGCGCAGCAGGGCCAGCAGTTCGCGCCGGGTGCGCGGCACCTTGCCCGGCGGCAGCAAACGCTTGTTGTAGACGATCACCACGGGCTCGTAGCTGATGCCGAAGGCCTCATGGCGCCATTGCGACCAGGCCGGCAGACCGGCGGTGGCGGCCGAGCGGTGGGCCAGGGCGTGGCCGTCGTTGGCCAGCTTGGTCTGCAGGTCCATGCCGCTGCTGATCAACAGGTCGGCGCCGGCGCGGCCGCCGGCGCGCGCCTGCAGGTGGCGGCGGTAGATATCCTGCGCGACCAGATCGGCGTACTCGATCTCGGTGCCGGGACGCAGCCGCTGGTAGTCGGCGATCACCGCGGCGAAGTTCTCGATGTCGGTCGAGCCGTGGATGCGCAGGCGGGCGGTGACGGCGTGCGGCGCCTTGAACGTGCGGACATCGCCGGGAGCGGCCTGGACGAGGGCGGCGAGAAGCGACCACAGCACCAGCAACACGCCGCGCACGGGAAGCCGGGCCGGGCGGCGACGCCGGCAACGGACGTGAACGCGCGCGACGGCGGCATCGCGCGATGCCGATGCCGCGCGTGCGTCGGTTGGCGCCGTCGTTCGCTGCTTGCCTTGCATCGGCTTCTCCCGCATCACGTCGTCACCCGCGGCAGCCGCAAGGTCACCACCAGACCGCCGCCGACCCGATTGCTCAGATCGATCCGGCCGCCGTGGCTGTCGACGATGCGCTTGACGATCGCCAGTCCCAGGCCGGCGCCGCCGGCGGCGGCGTCGCGGCCGCGGGCGAAGCGTTCGAACACGCTGCCGGCATCGCCCGGGGCGATGCCGGGGCCGTGGTCGGCGACGGTCAGCACCGCCCAGGCCGGGTCTTCGGCCACGGTCAGGGCGATCTGCAGCGGCCCGGCGTCGCGGCCCGGCGGCGAACGGCCGTGCTTGAGCGCGTTGTCGATCAGGTTCTTCAGCGCCTCGCGCAGCAGCAGGGCGTCGCCGCGCACCCGCATCGGCTCGCCGGTCGCGGCCAAGCGCACGTCCGGCCGCGGCCCGGCCTGCGGGATCGATTCGTACAGCGCCTGGTGCAGCACTTCGGCCAGGTCGACGGTTTCGAACTGCTGCAAGTGGCTGCGGTGGATCGCGCTGGCATCGCTGAGCAACTGGTTCAACAGGCGGCTCATGTGGCTGGCGTTGCGCTCGATGGTGACCAGGCTGCGGCGCTGCTCGACCGGATCGTCCTCGTCCAGCGCCAGCTGCGCCTGCGCGCGCAGCGCCGCCAGCGGCGTGCGCATCTGGTGCGCGGCGTCGCCCATGAACGCGCGCAGGGTTTCGTTGCTGGCCGACAAGCGGGCCATGAAGCGGTTGAGCGCGCCGACCAGCTGATCGAGCTCCAGCGGCACTTCGCCGGCGACCGGCTTCAGGTCGGAGGGCTCGCGCAGCGACAAGTCGCGTTCGAGTTTCTGCAACGGCCGCAGCGCGCGATGCACGCCGATCCAGACCAGCGCCAAGGCCGCCAGCGACAAGGCCACGATCGCGACCAGCGCGCGCAGCACCACGTCGTCGGCCAAGGCCTCGCGCGCCAGGCGGGTCTGGCCGACCTGGACGATGGCCTGGCCCTGGGTCGCCGGCCCGGCGACCCAACGCGAGACCGCGACGAACCGGGTGGCCTCGCCGCGATACACCGCATCGAACAGCCGCGGCCGGCCGTCGCGCGGCAACGCCGGCGGCGCAGGCAGGTCGGCATAGCCGGTGATGGTCGCGCCTTCGGCGCCGGCCACGCGGTAGAACACGCGGTCTTCCGGCGCCATCGCCAGCAGATCGAGCGCGGCGTACGGCAGATCGACCTGCCATTGGCCGTCGACCAGCGCCACGCTGTCGGCGATCGACAGCGCCGAGGCCACCAGCAAGTGATCGTAGGAGCGGTCGGCGGCGCTGCGGCCGTAACTGCGCGCCGCCAGGAACAGCAGCACCGCGCCGATCAACGACAAGGCGCCGAGATAGATCAGCAAGGTGCGGCGGATCGAATCGCGGCGCGGCGCGGACTCAGCCATCGGCGTTGCCGCCGGCGTCGGCCGCTTCGAGCAGGTAGCCGACCCCGCGCACGGTGACGATGCGCAGCGGCGCGGCCGCCAGGCGCTTGCGCAGGCGACCGACGTAGAGCTCGATCGCGTTCGGCCCGGCCTCGTCGTCGAAGCCGAACAGGCCGTTGCCGATCTCGTCCTTGCCGACCGCCTGGCCGAGCCGGCCGATCAGGATTTCCAGCAGGCGGAATTCGCGGTTGGGCAGGTCGATCGCCTCGCCGTCGAGGGTCACCCGGTGTGCGCCGGCGTCGAACACCAGGCCGCCGATCTGCACCGCATCGGCGGCGCGGCCGTGGTGGCGGCGCAGCAAGGCGCGGCAGCGCGCTTCGAACTCGCGGAAGTCGAACGGCTTGCTGAGGTAGTCGTCGGCGCCGGCGTCGAGCGCCTTGACCCGGTCCTCGATGCCGTCGCGCGCGGTCAGCATCAGCACCGGCGTAGCGTCGCCGCGCTCGCGCAGGCCGGCGAGCAGGCCCAGGCCGTTGAGCCGCGGCAGGCCGATGTCGAGCACGATCAGATCGAAGGCCTGATAGCGCAGCACGCTGGCCGCGGCGATGCCGTCGGACTGCCAGTCCACCGCATGGCCGTCGCGGCGCATGCGCCTGACGATGGCGTCGGCCAGGTCTGCGTTGTCCTCGACCAACAGGATGCGCACGGATTGCTCTCGTCGCGGCTCGCGCCGCGGTCAGGTGAAGCCGGATCGGACTCATCGCCCCGATCGCGCGGCCGGGACCGGCATGACAGGTCAATGACAGCTTCGCCCGCCTAGCCTGGGTTCGAGGGGTTGCGGCTGGCCGTCCCGGCTGAAGCAACTATAAGCGCAGACATGCGCGCCTGTCGCCGGAAATCCCATGAAAAAAGGGCCGGCGACGGGGCAACGGGAGAACATCGATGTCGTGTATCCGCCACGCCGCCGCGTGCGTCGCACTGTGCCTGACCGCCGCGCCCGCGGTGGCCGCCGAGGTCGCCGACGGGCCGGTCACCGCCGAATTCGGCGGCCGCCTCCACTGGGACTTCGCCAGTTTCGACAACGATGCGCGCGGCCCGCGCAACCCCGACGACACCGAAGTGCGCCGGCTGTGGCTGGACCTGTCGGGCAAGTTCTACGGCTGGGGCTACAAGATCGAAGGCGACTTCGCCGGGCTGCAGGACGAGTTCTCCGGCGACAACGTCGAAGCCAAGGACGTCTACGTCACCCGCGATTTCAAGGCCGGCAAGCTGACCGTCGGCCAGTTCAAGCAGTACTTCACGCTCGACGACCGGATCAGTTCGAACTACGGCGTGTTCATGGAGCGCTCGATGTTCGCCAGCTCGGTCGCGCCGCTGTACCGGCTCGGCGCCGCCTGGATCACCGCGCGCCCGGACTACACCATAGGCGGCAGCGTCTACAGCCTGGAAAGCATCGACGCCTGGAAGGTCAAGGGCCGTGCCGTCGGCGCGCGCGGCACCTGGACGCCGTTGCGCGACGACGAACGCACCCTGCACCTGGGCTTGTCGCTGGCGCGCGAGTATTACGACCATCCCGGCCGCGACGGCGCCAACGGCCTACGCATCGCACCGCGCCCGGCCGGGCATCTGTCCGACAACAGCCGCGCGACCCTGGTCAGTTTCAATCGCGGACTGGACACCGACGTCGACAAGTACTCGCTGGAGTTCGGCCTGTCGCAGGGGCCGCTGTATGTGCAGTCCGAACTCGGCGGCGCCGATTTCGACGATGGCTCGCAACGCGGCGAAGTGCGCTCGGCCTACGGCCTGGTCGGCTGGTTCCTGACCGGCGAGTCGATGCCTTACGACAGCAAGAGCGGCCGCTTCGCCCGGGTCAAGCCGTTGCGCGACAGCGGCGCCTGGCAGGTGGCGCTGCGCTACGACACCATCCGCGGCAAGCAGCACCTCGACGGCAGCGCGAACTTCCGCGACGTGTCGATGGAACAGGCCAGCGTCGGGGTGAACTGGCACCTGCGCTCGAACCTGCGCTTCATGCTCGACTGGATCGAGAGCCGCAATCGCGATCGGCTGGCGGGCGTCACGCTGGACCGGACCCGCGCGTTGACCGGACGCTTTCAGTACGACTTCTGACTCCGGCGCTCGAACCGCCCTGGATTCGCGCGTTCGCGTGGATCACAGGCCGGGTTTCGCCGCCGCCGGGCCGACCGCATCCGCGGACGCCGGACGCGAGCGTTCTGTCGCCATCCGCAACGCTGCGCCCCGCACGCAGCTCCGTTTTCGAAAAGGAACCGCCTCATGTTGACCGCGCTCGGCTTCGGCATGGTCCTGACCTTCATGTACCTGATCATGAGCAAGCGGCTGTCGCCGCTGGTCGCGCTGATCGTGATCCCGATCGCCTTCGCCCTGCTCGGCGGCTACGGCGCCGGGATCGGCGAGATGATGATCGAGGGCATCAAGAAAATCGCTCCGACCGGCGTGATGCTGATGTTCGCGATCCTGTACTTCGGGGTCATGATCGATGCCGGCCTGTTCGATCCGATCGTCAAGCGCATCCTCAAGCTGGTCAAGGGCGATCCGCTCAAGATCGTGGTCGGCACCGCGGTGCTGGCGATGCTGATCTCGCTCGACGGCGACGGCTCGACCACCTACATGATCACCGTCTCGGCGATGCTGCCGCTGTTCCAGCGCCTGCGCATGAACGCGCTCAACCTGACCTGCGTGACCATTCTCGCCGGCGGGGTGATGAACCTGACCCCGTGGGGCGGGCCGACTGCGCGCGCGGCGACCGCGCTGCACGTCGACCCCAGCGACGTGTTCGTGCCGCTGGTGCCGGCGATGGGCGTGTCGCTGCT is part of the Lysobacter firmicutimachus genome and encodes:
- a CDS encoding REP-associated tyrosine transposase, encoding MASIPPRPPGHVALRRGRASESGRVYFVTCVTRDRRALFADPILAHTMAEALLDRRLWPRSRLLAWVLMPDHWHGLIELGAWETLPDLMCRLKSNTARHIRFALPLACQVWAAAYHDRALRQDDCLLSAARYLVANPLRAGLVQNIGDYPYWGAVWIDGVPPHTRAAPPHRLLQTAAAPL
- a CDS encoding DMT family transporter; the protein is MNADVLRPGTAWILLIAAGLIDVVWALTMKLSQGYTRLGWSVLSVISLIAFVWLLGRALTALPVGSAYAVWTGIGAAGTVLIGSVLFGEALTPMRLAGVGLVVAGIVVLRSA
- the gstA gene encoding glutathione transferase GstA → MKLYFTPGTCSFAPHLAIRELGLDVELRRVRLGADPVVVADGRDFRQINPLGYVPVLELDDGRILTEGSAMLLHLADAHPDGGLAPPAGSAERDELHRWLVFIGTELHKTFSPWLFHPEYGEQAAQVARERLFKRLAVVERQLDGRPYLLGDRFGIADAYLFTVVDWVRPLKIALDDYPHIAAYLERVRARPAVAEALRREKTP
- a CDS encoding LysR family transcriptional regulator, with protein sequence MRHERLGLDDLELVRAIGAHGSLTGAVKALGLDHSSAFRRLAAIEARVGAALFRRSRRGYTPTDAGELTIAGAQRMLAESERLQRELSGRDARTEGRIRITLPDTLAPVAARMCAAFRAEQPGLRCELVIANAFLSLQQQDADVALRASALAPEGLSSRKVAAISIAAYAAKAALPARAKLLDEAALVQGDWVALDESLAHLSSAQWLQGRVAEERIAMRVNTLPAALAACEAGLGRALLPCYLADASPWVRRISAPLAPVQTDLWFATHPDLRRSAKVKLLREFALRWLPGEVALA
- a CDS encoding LysR substrate-binding domain-containing protein; the encoded protein is MFADLPLTALRSFESAARRLSFKAAAEELHVTPTAISHQVRQLEAWLGTPLFERRARGVALTGEGRRLFDAVHGALLDIVHRVDSLRPQRSVGSLTVTTTASFAALWLIPRIGRFYQQHPELSVRIDTGAQVVDLNLDAGVDVAIRYGGTPPSGLVRHGGLRERFGVYGASDRIERLAADPAPTLIGVAWGDSTLYPCSWAAWCERAGVAWLGPDTVVRDYDEEHYAMHAAGAGQGLVLASSIVVAGSVARGLLAPVRPDITVPGETYHVLTVPGRERHPPVRAFLRWLDAEMRAL
- a CDS encoding flavodoxin family protein — encoded protein: MSTAPPRLLILAASPRRDGNSAALAAAVREGAQAAGTPAVVRFLDDHLGGFLRDCRQCRDADGRCRIDDGYRELFFDEFLPAQGVALCTPVYWYGMSAQAKAFFDRMFCYFARSYPDYAQTRAGVAGKKVALLTASEEIYPGVALGIVQQLQEYARYTRSQLVGTVHAYGNQRGEIVDAPEAPLEAARALGREFFTRRYWDLQFDSVR
- a CDS encoding NADP-dependent malic enzyme; translated protein: MSDNDLKTAALDYHRLNPPGKIKVTATKPMVTQRDLALAYSPGVAYACEAIVEDPNTASELTARGNLVAVISNGTAVLGLGDIGPLAGKPVMEGKGVLFQKFAGIDVFDIEIDERDPDKLVDIIASLEPTFGGINLEDIKAPECFIVERKLRERMKIPVFHDDQHGTAIIVGAAVFNALEVVGKKIEDVKLATSGAGAAGIACLDMLVALGMKPENILAVDRDGVLYTGRGKMDPDKERYARDTDKRTLADIVAGADVFLGLSAGGVLKAEMVATMADKPIILALANPYPEILPEDAKAVRPDCIIATGRSDYPNQVNNALCFPYIFRGALDVGATVINEEMKLACVRAIAQLARMESSDLGGAYGGEVPTFGAEYLIPRPFDPRLLVMLAPAVAKAAMDSGVAARPIADMDAYEEKLSQYIYRTSLLMKPVYDKARADRKRVVYAEGEEETVLRAVQTVIDEELAYPILIGRPDVIETRIQRLGLRMREGVDFELTNINDDPRFNEYWQQYHALTERRGVTPAAAKNLLRSRPTLIAALMVERGEADAMISGLVGRFHKKLGYMRSIFDFDPGVSGTAAMTGVINDQGAWFFLDTHVQVDPTAEQIAEATLQATYRLKLFGIEPKVALLSHSNYGSHDNPSAAKMRKVRQIVKQRQPKLEIDGEMQADTAWDDLLRKRIFPNATLHGRANLFVLPNLDAANITYNMVRVMTDGVAIGPILMGLDKPAHILTPASTPRRVVNMTAIAAVDAQIRAAREAERKA